From the Quercus lobata isolate SW786 chromosome 6, ValleyOak3.0 Primary Assembly, whole genome shotgun sequence genome, one window contains:
- the LOC115995451 gene encoding probable mannitol dehydrogenase isoform X1 — MAKSAEVEHPNKAFGWAATDTSGLLSSFNFSRRATGEKDVTFKVLYCGICHSDLHMVKNEWGMSTYPIIPGHEIVGVVTEVGSGVQKFKVGDKVGVGCMVGACHSCDNCTNHLENYCPKMILTYGAKYYDGTTTYGGYSDTMVSDEHFVIRIPDNLPLDAGAPLLCAGITVYSPLRFYGLDKPGMHVGVVGLGGLGHVAVKFAKAMGVKVTVISTSPNKKKEALEHLGADSFLVSKDQDQMQAAQGTLDGIIDTVSAQHPLMPLLGLLKTQGKLVMVGAPEKPLELPVFPLLMGRKLVGGSGIGGMKETQEMIDFAAKHNITSDIEVIPIDYVNTAMERLVKADVRYRFVIDIGNTLKSSS; from the exons ATGGCGAAATCAGCAGAGGTTGAACACCCCAATAAGGCCTTTGGCTGGGCAGCCACCGATACTTCTGgcctcctctcttccttcaatttcTCAAGaag GGCAACAGGAGAGAAGGATGTAACATTCAAAGTTCTTTATTGTGGGATATGTCACTCGGACCTCCACATGGTCAAGAACGAATGGGGCATGTCCACCTATCCAATTATCCCAGG GCATGAGATTGTGGGGGTAGTGACTGAGGTGGGCAGCGGAGTACAAAAGTTCAAAGTTGGAGACAAGGTTGGCGTTGGCTGCATGGTCGGTGCATGTCATTCTTGCGATAACTGCACCAACCACCTTGAAAATTACTGCCCCAAAATGATTCTCACCTATGGTGCTAAGTATTATGATGGAACCACCACATATGGAGGCTACTCTGACACCATGGTTTCTGATGAACACTTTGTGATCCGTATTCCAGACAACCTACCACTTGATGCTGGTGCCCCTCTCCTTTGTGCTGGGATCACAGTGTACAGTCCCTTGAGATTTTATGGACTTGACAAACCTGGTATGCATGTGGGTGTGGTTGGCCTCGGTGGTCTAGGCCATGTTGCTGTGAAGTTTGCTAAAGCTATGGGGGTTAAGGTGACAGTTATCAGTACTTCACCCAACAAGAAGAAGGAAGCTTTGGAACATCTTGGTGCTGACTCCTTTTTGGTTAGCAAAGACCAAGATCAAATGCAG GCTGCTCAGGGCACATTGGATGGTATCATTGATACAGTCTCTGCTCAGCACCCTCTCATGCCTCTACTTGGTCTATTGAAGACACAAGGAAAGCTCGTTATGGTTGGTGCGCCAGAGAAGCCACTTGAGCTACCAGTTTTTCCATTACTTATGG GAAGGAAGCTAGTGGGTGGTAGTGGCATTGGAGGCATGAAGGAAACACAAGAAATGATTGATTTTGCAGCCAAACACAACATTACTTCTGACATTGAGGTAATTCCAATTGACTATGTGAACACTGCAATGGAACGACTTGTGAAAGCAGATGTTAGATACCGATTTGTCATTGATATTGGGAACACATTGAAGTCAAGCTCTTGA
- the LOC115995451 gene encoding probable mannitol dehydrogenase isoform X2: MAKSPEVEHPNKAFGWAARDTSGLLSPFNFSRRATGEKDVTFKVLYCGICHSDLHMVKNEWGMSTYPIIPGHEIVGVVTEVGSGVQKFKVGDKVGVGCMVGACHSCDNCTNHLENYCPKMILTYGAKYYDGTTTYGGYSDTMVSDEHFVIRIPDNLPLDAGAPLLCAGITVYSPLRFYGLDKPGMHVGVVGLGGLGHVAVKFAKAMGVKVTVISTSPNKKKEALEHLGADSFLVSKDQDQMQAAQGTLDGIIDTVSAQHPLMPLLGLLKTQGKLVMVGAPEKPLELPVFPLLMGRKLVGGSGIGGMKETQEMIDFAAKHNITSDIEVIPIDYVNTAMERLVKADVRYRFVIDIGNTLKSSS; this comes from the exons GGCAACAGGAGAGAAGGATGTAACATTCAAAGTTCTTTATTGTGGGATATGTCACTCGGACCTCCACATGGTCAAGAACGAATGGGGCATGTCCACCTATCCAATTATCCCAGG GCATGAGATTGTGGGGGTAGTGACTGAGGTGGGCAGCGGAGTACAAAAGTTCAAAGTTGGAGACAAGGTTGGCGTTGGCTGCATGGTCGGTGCATGTCATTCTTGCGATAACTGCACCAACCACCTTGAAAATTACTGCCCCAAAATGATTCTCACCTATGGTGCTAAGTATTATGATGGAACCACCACATATGGAGGCTACTCTGACACCATGGTTTCTGATGAACACTTTGTGATCCGTATTCCAGACAACCTACCACTTGATGCTGGTGCCCCTCTCCTTTGTGCTGGGATCACAGTGTACAGTCCCTTGAGATTTTATGGACTTGACAAACCTGGTATGCATGTGGGTGTGGTTGGCCTCGGTGGTCTAGGCCATGTTGCTGTGAAGTTTGCTAAAGCTATGGGGGTTAAGGTGACAGTTATCAGTACTTCACCCAACAAGAAGAAGGAAGCTTTGGAACATCTTGGTGCTGACTCCTTTTTGGTTAGCAAAGACCAAGATCAAATGCAG GCTGCTCAGGGCACATTGGATGGTATCATTGATACAGTCTCTGCTCAGCACCCTCTCATGCCTCTACTTGGTCTATTGAAGACACAAGGAAAGCTCGTTATGGTTGGTGCGCCAGAGAAGCCACTTGAGCTACCAGTTTTTCCATTACTTATGG GAAGGAAGCTAGTGGGTGGTAGTGGCATTGGAGGCATGAAGGAAACACAAGAAATGATTGATTTTGCAGCCAAACACAACATTACTTCTGACATTGAGGTAATTCCAATTGACTATGTGAACACTGCAATGGAACGACTTGTGAAAGCAGATGTTAGATACCGATTTGTCATTGATATTGGGAACACATTGAAGTCAAGCTCTTGA